From a region of the Rathayibacter sp. VKM Ac-2804 genome:
- a CDS encoding ornithine cyclodeaminase family protein, translated as MSTRIITSEECEALTEWPGLIAALADAHRALASGGAVQPVPEALRIPGDASADGPAAVPMVAFAPYLGLASVKLLIDAPRNRASGLPPQRSTVSLYSADTAECLALIDGRALTRLRTAAVSALATSALARPDSRILTLVGAGPLAREHALALGSVLELDEVRVWSPSGSSATALAAELVANGVSATAPEGLADAVRGSDVVCTLTPSVEPLLDAAWLTDGVHVNAVGSPPRHGYRELGADVFARADRVVVDTRGIAFSESDNVRRSGLRPADVAELGEVLTGRTGGRSSRDDVTVFNSVGIGLQDLAAGAHVLALAERAALGVEVETRAVR; from the coding sequence ATGTCGACACGCATCATCACGTCGGAGGAGTGCGAGGCGCTCACCGAGTGGCCCGGTCTGATCGCCGCACTCGCCGACGCCCACCGGGCGCTCGCCAGTGGCGGCGCGGTGCAGCCCGTCCCCGAGGCCCTGCGGATCCCGGGGGACGCCAGCGCCGACGGCCCCGCCGCCGTCCCGATGGTCGCCTTCGCGCCGTACCTCGGTCTCGCCTCGGTGAAGCTGCTGATCGACGCCCCGCGCAACCGCGCGAGCGGGCTGCCGCCGCAGCGCTCGACGGTCTCGCTCTACTCCGCCGACACCGCGGAGTGCCTGGCACTGATCGACGGCCGCGCGCTGACGCGCCTGCGGACGGCGGCGGTCTCGGCGCTCGCGACCTCGGCCCTGGCCCGTCCCGACTCCCGGATCCTCACCCTGGTCGGCGCCGGTCCGCTCGCCCGCGAGCACGCGCTCGCCCTCGGCTCGGTGCTCGAGCTCGACGAGGTGCGGGTCTGGTCGCCGTCGGGCTCCAGCGCCACGGCGCTCGCCGCGGAGCTCGTCGCGAACGGCGTGTCGGCGACGGCTCCCGAGGGTCTGGCGGATGCGGTGCGCGGCTCCGACGTCGTGTGCACGCTGACGCCGTCGGTCGAGCCGCTGCTCGACGCGGCCTGGCTCACCGATGGCGTGCATGTCAACGCGGTCGGGTCGCCGCCTCGACACGGCTACCGCGAGCTCGGCGCCGACGTCTTCGCGCGGGCGGACCGGGTCGTGGTCGACACCCGCGGGATCGCCTTCTCCGAGTCGGACAACGTGCGCCGCTCCGGTCTCCGGCCCGCCGACGTGGCGGAGCTGGGGGAGGTGCTGACCGGCCGGACCGGGGGCCGCTCGTCGCGCGACGATGTGACCGTCTTCAACAGTGTCGGCATCGGCCTGCAGGATCTGGCTGCGGGCGCCCACGTGCTCGCCCTGGCTGAGCGCGCGGCCCTCGGTGTCGAGGTCGAGACGCGGGCCGTCCGGTGA
- a CDS encoding GntR family transcriptional regulator: MTGIAPEESLTAQTYRTLRREIILGRYPQGSRLVESTLASELKVSRLPIREAVPQLENEGFVRTLPRRSSRVTEWTTADVTELFDVRLSLETLAARLAARRVAEGVSPEPLHEAIAAEHRALDSEDWLLVAETSTIVHEAIVDIAGSALLGSLMRAVSGRMTWLFYLTSARDQHQQSDEHQGLLEAILSGNDRLAESIAFTHIEKGRAPSLKLLAG, translated from the coding sequence GTGACCGGCATCGCCCCCGAGGAGTCGCTGACGGCGCAGACCTATCGCACGCTCCGCCGCGAGATCATCCTGGGCCGGTATCCGCAGGGGTCGCGGCTGGTCGAGTCGACGCTGGCGAGCGAGCTGAAGGTGTCGCGGCTGCCGATCCGCGAGGCGGTGCCGCAGCTCGAGAACGAGGGCTTCGTGCGCACCCTGCCGCGGCGCAGCTCGCGCGTCACGGAGTGGACCACCGCCGATGTCACGGAGCTGTTCGACGTGCGCCTGAGCCTGGAGACGCTCGCCGCCCGCCTGGCCGCCCGGCGCGTCGCAGAGGGCGTGTCACCCGAGCCGCTGCACGAGGCCATCGCAGCCGAGCACCGGGCGCTCGACAGCGAGGACTGGCTGCTCGTCGCCGAGACCAGCACGATCGTGCACGAGGCGATCGTCGACATCGCCGGCAGCGCACTGCTCGGCTCGCTGATGCGGGCGGTCAGCGGGCGGATGACGTGGCTGTTCTATCTGACCTCCGCGCGCGACCAGCACCAGCAGTCCGACGAGCACCAGGGACTGCTCGAGGCGATCCTCTCCGGGAACGACCGTCTCGCCGAGTCGATCGCCTTCACCCACATCGAGAAGGGCCGTGCCCCGTCGCTGAAGCTGCTCGCCGGCTAG